A single genomic interval of uncultured Pseudodesulfovibrio sp. harbors:
- the thiF gene encoding sulfur carrier protein ThiS adenylyltransferase ThiF: protein MNEMERGVAVYVGEKALAHLQSVTVGIAGAGGLGSNCAMNLVRCGFRKFVLADFDRVEKSNLNRQAFTLDQVGKLKVVALAGNMKSVNPDLEIELVSTDLNPENMDAVFMNCDAVVEALDVSVFKRAVVEAYLPSGKLVVAASGIGGTGDADAIVTRRVRDNFYMIGDMETECCAEYPPFSPKVTVAAAKQADVVFSHFLDEFKNREGA, encoded by the coding sequence ATGAACGAAATGGAACGCGGCGTTGCGGTCTATGTGGGAGAAAAAGCCCTTGCACATCTGCAATCCGTAACCGTGGGTATTGCCGGTGCGGGGGGACTCGGGTCCAACTGTGCCATGAATCTTGTTCGGTGTGGATTCAGGAAATTCGTGCTGGCAGATTTTGACCGGGTGGAAAAATCCAATCTGAATCGGCAAGCGTTTACGCTTGATCAGGTGGGGAAGCTCAAGGTTGTCGCACTGGCCGGGAACATGAAATCGGTCAATCCCGATCTGGAGATCGAACTGGTATCCACTGACTTGAATCCTGAGAATATGGACGCCGTGTTCATGAACTGTGACGCCGTGGTCGAAGCGCTTGATGTGTCTGTTTTCAAGCGTGCGGTGGTGGAGGCATATCTGCCTTCCGGAAAGCTCGTCGTAGCTGCTTCAGGCATCGGCGGAACCGGAGATGCCGATGCGATTGTGACTCGTCGCGTGCGGGATAATTTTTACATGATCGGCGACATGGAAACCGAGTGTTGCGCGGAATATCCGCCGTTTTCTCCAAAAGTGACTGTTGCCGCCGCCAAGCAGGCGGATGTGGTGTTCAGTCATTTTCTTGATGAATTCAAAAACAGGGAGGGCGCATGA
- the priA gene encoding primosomal protein N': MADLWQVTLVSPPYQVLTYERPSYFPELHSGQRVIIPLGNSHRMGVVVGPVDAAPDGVALKAMIWPLERTPLLNAAYIDMAENLATRQMADVGRILEILLPRGLRTAAVTFRVDKHVAERKLPASVKPGQIAKFSEVDKVALMELWQAGRMRVRVNAKREAEERFAQLLSDPPWAVRPNAKRQLSVLEYLLDNGPQSLFGLKYALGDWAPDTAAKLEGVGLVSLGELTADMLGEVDEGAGTCGDAEPFDYDFTAEQQVALEEMTSTLDNGGGPHLLHGVTGSGKTALYLEMARVCLSRGKSVILLAPEVALACKLYKNVVEHFPQARTIFYHGYQSPKKRELTFTGLAQEDGPVIVVGTRSSLFLPVSDLGMVALDEEHDESFKQEERLAYHAKEVAWYRVEKSGGLLVLGSATPDVKTYHAAKNGLLPMSSLTKRVGESTLPGVELVDISNLSNSGSPFAPQTLEALRETVVAGEQAIVMLNRRGYAPLMYCLDCGETVRCPECEVGMTYHKGRERVICHYCGMSYAYPLLCSKCGGVNFVPMGEGTERLEEHLAEVLPEGTKVLRLDRDATRRQERMEEILGAFSRGEAQVLVGTQMISKGHHFPKVTLVVVTDGDLGLNLPDYRSTERTFQLLVQVAGRAGRGDHPGKVYIQTRNSEHPIWKEVLTGDYTGFFEREIGRRKMFGYPPFARMALVRISYPADYKDGPAAVSLFARALKAYAGKYGITPLGPAPAPLSMLRGRKRFNCLLKGGDWSGLRTLYAHLAQANPDSKKVRTSLDLDPLTTL, translated from the coding sequence ATGGCCGACCTCTGGCAGGTAACGCTCGTCAGTCCGCCGTATCAGGTGTTGACATACGAGCGGCCTTCTTATTTTCCCGAACTGCATTCCGGGCAGCGGGTCATCATTCCGCTCGGCAATTCGCACCGCATGGGAGTGGTTGTCGGGCCGGTGGATGCCGCTCCCGACGGCGTTGCGCTCAAGGCGATGATATGGCCGCTTGAGCGTACACCGCTTTTGAATGCTGCCTATATCGATATGGCCGAAAACCTGGCCACGCGACAGATGGCAGATGTTGGGCGTATTCTCGAAATTTTGTTGCCGCGAGGCCTGCGAACTGCGGCTGTCACTTTTCGTGTGGACAAACATGTGGCTGAGCGCAAGCTGCCGGCTTCGGTTAAGCCCGGTCAGATAGCCAAGTTTTCCGAGGTGGACAAAGTGGCGCTCATGGAGCTTTGGCAGGCTGGGCGAATGCGGGTTCGGGTCAATGCGAAGCGAGAGGCCGAAGAGCGGTTTGCACAGCTTTTGTCCGATCCGCCGTGGGCCGTGCGTCCCAATGCCAAACGACAGTTGAGCGTGCTTGAGTATCTTTTGGATAACGGACCCCAGAGCCTGTTCGGGTTGAAGTATGCGCTTGGAGACTGGGCTCCGGACACTGCGGCAAAACTTGAAGGGGTAGGGCTGGTTTCGCTCGGAGAACTGACTGCCGATATGCTGGGCGAAGTCGATGAAGGCGCAGGAACATGCGGCGACGCCGAACCGTTTGATTATGATTTTACCGCTGAACAGCAGGTGGCGTTGGAGGAAATGACTTCTACGCTGGACAACGGTGGCGGGCCGCATCTGTTGCATGGCGTGACCGGTAGCGGCAAGACCGCCTTGTATCTTGAAATGGCGCGGGTGTGCCTGTCGCGTGGCAAGTCGGTCATTCTGCTTGCACCGGAAGTGGCGTTGGCCTGCAAGCTGTACAAGAATGTTGTCGAGCATTTCCCGCAGGCCCGGACGATTTTTTATCACGGTTATCAAAGCCCCAAGAAACGAGAACTGACGTTTACGGGGCTTGCTCAGGAAGATGGGCCGGTCATTGTCGTCGGCACGCGGTCTTCCCTGTTCCTGCCTGTTTCCGATCTCGGAATGGTCGCGCTCGATGAGGAACATGACGAATCCTTCAAGCAGGAAGAGCGGCTGGCGTATCATGCCAAGGAAGTGGCGTGGTACCGAGTGGAGAAAAGCGGGGGACTACTGGTGCTCGGGTCGGCTACGCCGGACGTGAAGACGTATCATGCCGCGAAGAACGGCTTGCTGCCCATGTCGTCGTTGACCAAGCGGGTGGGCGAAAGCACGCTTCCGGGTGTAGAGCTGGTGGATATTTCCAATCTGAGCAACTCCGGCAGTCCTTTTGCTCCGCAGACGCTTGAGGCCCTGCGAGAAACCGTGGTTGCGGGAGAACAGGCGATTGTCATGCTCAACCGCCGCGGGTATGCGCCGCTCATGTACTGCCTCGACTGTGGGGAGACCGTGCGTTGTCCTGAATGTGAAGTCGGAATGACATACCACAAGGGACGTGAACGGGTGATCTGCCATTACTGCGGCATGTCGTATGCCTACCCGTTGCTTTGTTCCAAGTGCGGTGGAGTGAATTTCGTTCCCATGGGTGAGGGAACCGAGCGGCTTGAGGAACATTTGGCCGAGGTCTTGCCGGAAGGAACCAAGGTGTTGCGGCTTGATCGTGATGCCACCCGGCGACAGGAACGCATGGAGGAGATTCTCGGTGCGTTTTCTCGTGGCGAGGCGCAGGTGCTTGTCGGCACGCAGATGATTTCAAAGGGACACCATTTTCCCAAGGTTACGCTGGTCGTCGTGACAGACGGTGATCTCGGCCTGAATCTGCCTGATTATCGTTCCACTGAACGGACGTTTCAACTGCTTGTGCAGGTGGCCGGACGCGCCGGACGCGGTGACCATCCCGGAAAGGTGTATATCCAGACGCGCAACTCCGAGCATCCCATCTGGAAGGAAGTTCTGACCGGGGACTATACGGGGTTTTTCGAGCGTGAAATCGGACGGCGCAAGATGTTCGGATACCCTCCGTTTGCGCGTATGGCCCTTGTCCGTATAAGTTATCCGGCAGATTACAAGGACGGTCCTGCCGCGGTTTCACTTTTTGCCCGTGCCTTGAAAGCGTATGCCGGAAAGTACGGCATCACACCGCTCGGGCCGGCCCCGGCTCCGCTCAGCATGCTCCGGGGGCGCAAACGCTTCAATTGTCTGCTGAAAGGCGGGGACTGGAGCGGGTTGCGGACACTGTATGCCCATCTGGCGCAGGCCAACCCGGATTCGAAGAAAGTGCGGACGAGTCTTGATCTTGATCCGTTGACCACATTGTAA
- the thiH gene encoding 2-iminoacetate synthase ThiH encodes MSFYPICAEYSAAPLEELFSAVTEEDVRRAIGASKPNPDDFLALMSPAAAPFLEEMAEKASQLTLQHFGRTIQLFTPLYLSNFCTNHCVYCGFNAKNHIPRSQLDLSEVEAEAKAIAATGLKHLLILTGEAPSKASPEYLEECMGVLREHFPSVSIEIYAMTEEQYRRLVLAGVDGLTLFQETYDEELYAKLHPKGPKKDYRFRLDAPERGCRAGMRVVTIGALLGLGDWRRDALITGMHAAYLMDKYPEVDIAMSPPRMRPHAGSWEPKSIASDRDMVQLMLAFRLFLPRLGITVSTRETPEFRENLLPLGVTKMSAGVSTAVGGHAQDDDDNVGQFDIADGRSVEEMCTMLKAHGYQPVFKDWEFLGKGAA; translated from the coding sequence GTGAGTTTCTATCCGATCTGTGCAGAATACAGTGCGGCTCCGCTTGAAGAGCTGTTTTCCGCTGTAACGGAAGAAGATGTCCGTCGTGCCATTGGTGCGTCAAAGCCGAATCCCGATGATTTTCTGGCCTTGATGAGTCCTGCCGCGGCACCGTTTCTCGAAGAGATGGCGGAAAAAGCCAGTCAGTTGACATTGCAGCATTTCGGCCGGACCATTCAGTTGTTTACGCCGCTGTATCTTTCAAATTTCTGTACCAACCATTGCGTCTATTGCGGGTTCAACGCAAAGAACCACATTCCGCGTTCCCAGCTCGACCTTTCTGAAGTCGAGGCGGAGGCAAAGGCTATCGCAGCCACGGGACTCAAGCATTTGCTTATCCTCACCGGCGAAGCGCCTTCCAAGGCCTCGCCCGAGTATCTGGAGGAGTGCATGGGTGTCCTGCGTGAGCACTTTCCCTCGGTTTCCATTGAAATCTACGCCATGACTGAAGAGCAGTATCGCCGTCTCGTTCTGGCTGGAGTCGATGGCCTGACTCTTTTTCAGGAGACTTACGACGAAGAGCTGTATGCCAAGTTGCACCCCAAGGGACCCAAGAAGGATTATCGCTTCCGTCTTGATGCGCCCGAGCGCGGCTGTCGGGCCGGTATGCGCGTGGTAACCATCGGGGCGCTGCTCGGCCTTGGCGACTGGCGCAGGGATGCGCTCATTACCGGCATGCATGCTGCCTATCTCATGGATAAATATCCTGAGGTGGACATTGCAATGTCACCGCCGCGTATGCGGCCTCATGCGGGCAGTTGGGAACCCAAGTCCATTGCGTCTGATCGCGACATGGTGCAGCTCATGCTCGCTTTCCGTCTGTTCCTGCCGCGTCTTGGCATCACTGTTTCCACACGGGAAACTCCGGAGTTTCGTGAGAATCTTCTTCCGCTCGGAGTGACGAAGATGTCTGCCGGTGTCTCCACTGCGGTCGGAGGCCATGCACAGGATGACGATGACAATGTCGGGCAGTTCGATATCGCCGATGGCAGAAGTGTGGAGGAAATGTGTACCATGCTCAAGGCACATGGCTACCAGCCTGTTTTCAAGGATTGGGAGTTCCTGGGCAAGGGGGCAGCATGA
- a CDS encoding thiazole synthase, giving the protein MKEDIFEIGGRKFESRLLTGTGKYADDSVIPDVCEASGSQVITVALRRVDFESETGNVMDFIPKNMQLLPNTSGARTAEEAVRIARLARAMGCGDWIKIEVISDNKYLLPDGYETAKATEILAKEGFVVLPYVNADLYIARSLVDAGAAAVMPLGAPIGTNRGLKTKEMVRVLIDEIDLPIIVDAGIGRPSEACEAMEMGADACLVNTAIATASDPVMMARAFGRAVRAGREAYLSGPGATRRHASASSPLTGFLSEG; this is encoded by the coding sequence ATGAAAGAAGATATCTTTGAAATCGGCGGCCGGAAATTCGAGAGCCGGTTGCTGACCGGCACCGGCAAGTACGCTGATGATTCGGTTATTCCCGACGTGTGTGAAGCCTCTGGTTCACAGGTGATTACTGTGGCGTTGCGGCGTGTTGACTTTGAATCCGAGACCGGCAACGTCATGGATTTCATCCCGAAAAACATGCAGCTCCTTCCGAATACTTCTGGTGCCCGAACCGCTGAAGAAGCGGTACGTATTGCTCGTCTGGCCCGAGCCATGGGATGTGGTGACTGGATAAAGATCGAGGTCATTTCCGATAATAAATACCTTCTGCCTGACGGGTACGAGACCGCCAAGGCGACCGAAATCCTTGCCAAGGAAGGATTCGTGGTTCTGCCGTACGTGAATGCCGATCTTTATATTGCACGGAGTCTGGTGGATGCCGGAGCCGCGGCTGTCATGCCGCTTGGCGCTCCCATCGGCACCAATCGCGGTTTGAAGACCAAGGAGATGGTGCGGGTGTTGATCGACGAAATCGACCTGCCGATTATCGTGGACGCCGGAATCGGTCGTCCGTCCGAGGCGTGTGAGGCCATGGAAATGGGCGCGGATGCCTGTCTGGTCAACACGGCGATTGCCACTGCCAGCGATCCGGTCATGATGGCCAGAGCATTTGGGCGTGCAGTCAGGGCGGGACGTGAAGCATATCTGTCCGGTCCCGGTGCAACGCGTCGCCACGCTTCGGCGTCGTCTCCGTTGACCGGTTTTCTGAGTGAGGGGTAA
- a CDS encoding SH3 domain-containing protein yields the protein MNFKILFLTLILFLMGAVAASAFGEIRYPDRPLNLRKARSAKASWVGSLYPGQKVRIAFLKDGWVAVFEPGETRNSESAAVGYSNVKYLKKKRTRHEPKSWGETVYTARKLNIRSKPSVRGRKLGQLAAMERVKIDFPEDDWTMIFAPGATIRSQMNARGYCSAKYFEPVTPESPAPKAAVETVQAVEAKPVNSDSGHVGGTVAPLPEPAAVSTVVPDKPKATGDWGRVVTIDRKVNLRKKRTSSSRYVRTLKIGERVRVDFLKSGWYAVFREDELIRKENRALGYALRSLIDGDGGSEAIAAEAVKKTAKTSKPVLSTKSKAPVGGVKKTMVIDRSRFTGEKRPDPTPNKNVHGYQYRLLEKSETKRFGETWITLKVFLSTKKLPGVDAVKDFASTLWKEHRRANRSLAVMIYLPGMDTEDLAYGVVQFNENRLLETWVRKATLFGTDFL from the coding sequence ATGAACTTCAAGATACTTTTCCTGACGCTTATTCTTTTCCTGATGGGAGCGGTTGCAGCCAGCGCCTTTGGTGAGATTCGATATCCCGATCGTCCTCTGAATCTTCGAAAGGCACGGTCTGCCAAAGCTTCATGGGTGGGCAGCCTGTATCCGGGGCAGAAGGTCAGAATCGCCTTTCTCAAGGATGGCTGGGTGGCTGTTTTCGAACCGGGCGAGACGCGGAACAGCGAGTCGGCTGCCGTCGGTTATTCCAATGTCAAATACCTCAAGAAGAAACGGACCCGGCATGAGCCGAAAAGCTGGGGGGAAACCGTTTATACGGCGCGCAAGCTCAATATTCGTTCCAAACCGTCGGTCAGAGGACGCAAACTTGGTCAGCTTGCCGCCATGGAACGCGTCAAAATCGATTTTCCGGAAGATGATTGGACAATGATTTTCGCTCCCGGTGCCACGATTCGTTCACAGATGAACGCACGGGGGTATTGCAGCGCCAAGTATTTTGAGCCGGTTACACCGGAAAGCCCTGCGCCAAAAGCGGCTGTCGAGACGGTTCAAGCCGTTGAGGCAAAGCCTGTCAACAGTGATTCAGGGCATGTGGGCGGAACCGTTGCTCCTTTGCCTGAACCTGCTGCTGTCTCGACTGTCGTGCCGGACAAGCCCAAGGCCACCGGTGACTGGGGTCGGGTCGTGACGATTGATCGCAAGGTGAACCTGCGTAAGAAGCGGACGTCAAGCTCCCGCTATGTCAGGACGCTTAAAATCGGTGAACGGGTTCGCGTGGATTTTCTTAAAAGCGGCTGGTACGCGGTTTTTCGTGAGGATGAACTTATTCGAAAGGAAAACCGGGCACTGGGGTATGCGTTGCGTAGCCTGATCGATGGTGATGGTGGCAGTGAGGCAATAGCTGCGGAAGCGGTCAAGAAAACTGCCAAAACTTCAAAGCCTGTTCTTTCCACGAAGAGCAAGGCTCCGGTGGGCGGTGTGAAAAAGACCATGGTCATTGACCGGAGTCGTTTCACGGGTGAAAAGCGTCCGGACCCCACGCCGAACAAAAATGTACATGGCTATCAGTATCGTCTGCTTGAAAAATCGGAGACAAAGCGCTTTGGCGAGACGTGGATTACCTTGAAGGTTTTTCTGTCAACCAAGAAGCTTCCCGGTGTCGACGCCGTGAAGGATTTTGCTTCGACTCTGTGGAAAGAACATCGGCGTGCGAACAGGAGTCTTGCCGTGATGATTTATCTGCCGGGTATGGATACCGAGGATCTGGCTTACGGAGTGGTTCAGTTCAATGAGAATCGGCTGCTCGAGACGTGGGTCAGGAAAGCGACCTTGTTCGGGACTGATTTTTTGTAG
- a CDS encoding OmpH family outer membrane protein, protein MKMLKISTFCLLAVLLGALTATAQTSKVGFVNPQRIINESKIGRIAQEDLARLGREKDRRVSEALQEVEVIKQELSKGLLSVSEEQAREKSLRLAAREYEQLVEQSNLDIQGEERRLIQFVMRRADSILRRIAEEMGFTMILTDPEIMGYVAPSVDITDRVIRELNGMM, encoded by the coding sequence ATGAAAATGCTGAAGATCAGTACGTTTTGTCTGCTTGCGGTGCTCTTAGGAGCTTTGACTGCTACGGCACAGACGTCCAAGGTCGGATTCGTCAATCCCCAGCGTATTATCAATGAGTCCAAGATCGGGCGCATTGCCCAGGAAGATCTGGCCCGGTTGGGGAGGGAAAAGGACCGGCGTGTCAGTGAGGCGCTACAGGAAGTCGAAGTGATCAAACAGGAACTGAGCAAGGGCTTGCTTTCCGTTTCCGAGGAGCAGGCCAGAGAAAAATCTTTGCGTCTTGCCGCTCGGGAGTATGAGCAGCTTGTGGAACAGAGCAACCTCGACATTCAGGGCGAGGAACGGCGCTTGATCCAGTTTGTCATGCGGCGGGCGGATTCGATCCTGCGGCGCATTGCCGAGGAGATGGGATTCACCATGATTCTCACCGATCCCGAGATTATGGGATATGTGGCTCCGTCCGTGGATATTACCGATCGTGTGATTCGTGAACTCAATGGGATGATGTAG
- a CDS encoding CdaR family protein, producing MTKNWQTMLLALAMAIFTWFLVTGREVVETWVDMPVVMTNPPEGMIIEDGLVDKLQVRLRGPKGLVGNLANQNLTYPLDVSHLKIGKQVVDIDSSKLPLTSTYEIIEVKPNRLKLTVDRRITKMISLEAAWAGKLHPDYKLQEVVVSPDLVEIRGPETMLRKIGKAKVVMHEDFPDEVPRNWVEDVGLELPEEVEASPSQVRVEGFFGPKTREIWVKLPLDMELPDGFRAKVGQDYVRLLIEGPISLFRNNEYRKAMSAAVVFGPETVAGSFDLDYDVVLPDGCRLVKKNPETIKTTIKKK from the coding sequence ATGACAAAGAATTGGCAAACCATGCTTCTGGCCCTTGCGATGGCCATATTCACCTGGTTTCTGGTTACGGGACGGGAAGTCGTCGAGACGTGGGTGGATATGCCCGTTGTCATGACCAATCCCCCAGAAGGCATGATTATCGAGGACGGACTTGTGGATAAGCTGCAAGTTCGTTTGCGTGGTCCGAAGGGATTGGTCGGCAATCTGGCGAACCAGAATTTGACCTATCCGCTGGACGTCAGTCACCTCAAAATCGGCAAACAGGTCGTGGACATCGATTCCTCGAAACTTCCTTTGACGTCAACCTATGAGATTATCGAGGTCAAGCCGAATCGGCTGAAGCTGACGGTTGACCGTCGTATTACAAAAATGATTTCGCTTGAAGCCGCTTGGGCGGGCAAGCTGCATCCTGACTACAAGTTGCAAGAAGTCGTTGTCTCTCCTGATCTGGTGGAAATTCGCGGGCCTGAAACCATGTTGCGAAAGATCGGCAAGGCAAAAGTCGTCATGCATGAGGATTTCCCGGACGAAGTGCCGCGTAATTGGGTTGAGGATGTCGGCCTTGAGCTGCCGGAAGAGGTTGAAGCGTCTCCCAGTCAGGTACGCGTGGAAGGCTTTTTTGGACCCAAGACGCGTGAAATCTGGGTCAAGTTACCGCTTGACATGGAACTGCCGGATGGCTTCCGGGCAAAGGTCGGGCAGGACTATGTGCGCCTCCTGATTGAAGGCCCTATTTCCCTGTTCCGCAACAATGAATATCGCAAGGCCATGTCGGCTGCCGTTGTTTTCGGACCGGAGACGGTTGCCGGGAGCTTCGATCTCGATTATGACGTCGTGCTGCCGGATGGCTGCCGTCTCGTGAAAAAGAATCCCGAGACCATCAAGACTACAATAAAAAAGAAATAA
- the galU gene encoding UTP--glucose-1-phosphate uridylyltransferase GalU, whose product MEVKKAVIPVAGWGTRSLPATKNIPKEMLPIFRKPIVQYIVEEGIEAGLSDVVFVTNQNKTIIEDHFDRNFLLEQLLARAGKAKMLEEVRRVADLINVIAVRQKEQLGLGHAVLTAREVCKNEPFAVMLGDDLMFGRSTGIGELIKAATAENKAVVGVIEVPEDKVSKYGVIKGEKMREGMYRVTSLVEKPAAEEAPSNLAIIGRYVLIPEIFDILEGQKAGVGGEIQLTDALQGLADQDKLIAVKLGGQRFDAGDWVEYLTANIYFALHDEELRDELIGRLRELIPCSD is encoded by the coding sequence ATGGAAGTCAAGAAAGCCGTCATTCCGGTTGCAGGTTGGGGTACCCGTTCACTTCCCGCTACCAAGAATATTCCCAAGGAAATGCTGCCCATTTTCCGCAAGCCCATTGTCCAGTATATCGTGGAGGAGGGGATTGAGGCCGGTTTGAGTGACGTGGTTTTTGTCACCAACCAGAACAAGACCATCATAGAAGATCATTTTGATCGAAATTTTCTTTTGGAGCAGCTTCTGGCTCGTGCCGGAAAGGCGAAGATGCTTGAGGAAGTGCGCCGTGTAGCCGATCTCATCAATGTGATCGCAGTGCGCCAGAAAGAGCAGCTTGGTCTCGGACATGCCGTGCTTACCGCTCGGGAAGTCTGCAAGAACGAGCCGTTCGCCGTCATGCTCGGCGATGACCTCATGTTCGGTCGCAGCACCGGTATCGGCGAACTCATCAAGGCTGCGACTGCCGAGAACAAGGCCGTTGTCGGTGTTATTGAAGTCCCTGAGGACAAGGTTTCGAAGTACGGTGTCATCAAGGGTGAGAAAATGCGCGAAGGAATGTATCGCGTGACGAGCCTTGTTGAAAAACCGGCGGCAGAAGAGGCTCCTTCCAATCTTGCCATTATCGGGCGTTATGTCCTGATCCCTGAAATATTTGATATTCTTGAAGGCCAGAAGGCCGGTGTCGGCGGTGAGATCCAACTGACCGACGCGCTTCAGGGACTGGCGGATCAGGACAAACTTATTGCCGTCAAACTCGGTGGTCAGCGATTTGATGCCGGTGACTGGGTGGAGTATCTGACGGCTAACATCTATTTTGCCCTGCATGACGAAGAGCTTCGCGATGAACTCATCGGGCGGCTTCGGGAGTTGATTCCTTGTTCAGATTAA
- the thiS gene encoding sulfur carrier protein ThiS, which produces MKVTVNGREADIAEGATILSMLEERGIKADSVVVERNRDIVPSEFFGDVQLQDGDHLEVLRFVGGG; this is translated from the coding sequence ATGAAAGTTACAGTGAATGGCAGGGAAGCCGATATAGCCGAGGGGGCGACCATCCTATCGATGCTCGAGGAGCGCGGAATCAAGGCTGATTCCGTTGTTGTGGAGCGGAACAGGGATATTGTACCGTCGGAATTTTTTGGAGACGTCCAGTTGCAGGACGGCGATCATCTTGAAGTGCTGCGCTTTGTTGGCGGCGGCTAA
- the glmM gene encoding phosphoglucosamine mutase — MKQRLFGTDGLRGQGNIFPMTPEIALKLGLAAGQYFRNGSKRHRVVIGKDTRLSGYIFEAALTSGLCANGMDVFLVGPMPTPAISFLTRNMRADLGVVISASHNPFMDNGIKFFDRTGFKLPDAVEDEISELVMADAPQWDYPAPEKVGRAYRIEDARGRYIVYLKNSFSPKLTLDGMKVVLDCAHGAAYGVAPYVFEELGAEVIKVGMKPDGLNINQKCGSLYPEVISNIVVDEGADIGIALDGDADRLIVCDEKGRILDGDQIMALSALELMEKDRLPKNMLVSTVMSNMALEIFMQENGGTLLRTAVGDRYVVEAMRREGAMLGGEQSGHLIFMEHSTTGDGLLAALQLLRIMCEKEKPLSELAGLLEPFPQVLKNVHVERKIPFDEAPKVQETVRKVEDALYGKGRVLLRYSGTEAVCRVMVEGPDIDKVEMYTDEIVDACEKHLR; from the coding sequence ATGAAGCAGAGGCTTTTCGGAACCGATGGCCTGCGCGGGCAGGGCAATATATTTCCCATGACACCTGAGATTGCGCTCAAACTCGGTTTGGCCGCAGGACAGTATTTTCGTAACGGCTCGAAGCGGCATCGTGTCGTCATCGGCAAGGATACCCGTTTGTCCGGGTATATCTTTGAAGCCGCTTTGACGTCCGGGCTGTGTGCCAACGGCATGGACGTTTTTCTTGTCGGCCCGATGCCGACTCCGGCCATTTCCTTTTTGACGCGCAATATGCGTGCTGATCTGGGCGTGGTTATTTCCGCCAGTCATAATCCGTTCATGGATAACGGCATCAAGTTTTTTGACCGGACCGGGTTCAAGCTGCCTGACGCTGTGGAGGACGAGATCAGTGAATTGGTCATGGCCGACGCGCCGCAGTGGGACTATCCCGCGCCTGAGAAAGTCGGGCGTGCATACCGCATTGAAGACGCCCGTGGTCGGTACATTGTTTATCTGAAAAACAGTTTCTCTCCGAAGCTCACATTGGACGGCATGAAGGTCGTTCTGGACTGCGCGCATGGTGCGGCTTACGGCGTTGCCCCCTATGTGTTCGAGGAGTTGGGAGCCGAGGTCATCAAGGTCGGCATGAAGCCGGATGGCTTGAATATCAATCAGAAGTGCGGTTCTCTGTATCCCGAAGTCATTTCCAACATCGTGGTGGATGAAGGCGCTGACATAGGCATCGCGCTTGACGGTGATGCGGATCGACTCATCGTCTGTGATGAAAAGGGCCGGATTCTTGATGGCGATCAAATCATGGCGCTCAGTGCGTTGGAGCTTATGGAAAAGGACAGGCTGCCCAAGAACATGCTTGTTTCCACGGTCATGAGCAACATGGCGCTTGAAATTTTCATGCAGGAAAACGGCGGCACTTTACTGCGGACCGCGGTGGGGGATCGCTATGTTGTCGAGGCCATGCGCCGGGAAGGTGCCATGCTGGGCGGCGAACAGTCGGGGCATCTCATTTTCATGGAGCATTCCACCACTGGTGACGGACTCCTTGCCGCGCTGCAATTATTACGTATAATGTGCGAGAAAGAAAAGCCGTTGTCCGAATTGGCCGGTCTGCTGGAGCCGTTTCCTCAGGTGCTCAAGAATGTTCATGTGGAGCGAAAGATTCCGTTTGACGAAGCACCCAAGGTGCAGGAAACCGTCCGCAAGGTTGAAGACGCCCTGTATGGCAAGGGGCGTGTCCTGCTCAGGTATTCCGGCACGGAAGCGGTTTGCCGGGTCATGGTCGAAGGCCCGGATATCGACAAGGTGGAGATGTATACCGACGAAATCGTCGATGCCTGCGAAAAACATTTGAGATAA